Within the Herbaspirillum sp. RTI4 genome, the region AACGCCTCGCGTGTCCTGCTGCTGGTGGATGATGAAAAAAATATTCTGTCGGCGCTTAACCGGCTTTTACGGCGCGACGACTACACCATACTGATGGCCAATAGCGGTGCAGAGGCATTGGAAATATTGTCGAAGACGCATGTGGATGTGATTGTCTCGGATCAACGTATGCCCGGCATGAGCGGGGTTGAATTTTTCCGGATTGCAAAAAAAACCCATCCCGATTCGGTGCGAATTGTTCTGAGCGGTTATACCGAACTCGAATCCGTCACAGCCGCCGTCAATGAAGGCTCCATCTATAAATTCCTGACCAAGCCCTGGGATGACGTCCAGCTATCCGAACAGATCGCGGAAGCATTCAGAAAGAAATTTTTTGAGGACGAAATTTTTCAGCTCACTGAAAAACTGAGCAAAGCCAATGCCGGACTGGAACTCATGAACGGACAGCTGGATGCCGTTCTCCAGCGCAAAGAAACCATGATCAGAACCCACGAAATCAGTCTGAAAATCGTGCATGAAATCCTGCAGCATCTGCCCGTGCCGGTAATTGGTCTGGATGAGACGGATACCATTGTCCTGGCCAACGCGGCGGCGCAATCGCTTTCAGGCCTGACCCGGCCGCTGCTGGGCGAGGACATCAAGCAATCCATGCCGGCCGCATGGGAACAACTGCGACAAGACGGCACACCTTCTACCGTCGAGATCAGCGGAGAACGGTTTGATGTACGCCTGCATTCGATGGGAGAGAGCTCGCAATCGCAGGGTAAATTAATGACCTTCATTAAGTCGCCGGGACGAGGGTCATGAGCACGCAGGAGCCGTACAGCACTCCATCGGCGCTGGAGCCGGTCGCTGAAAGCACGGCTATCAGCGACAATTGCGCACGTCAACTGCTTCGCTTGGATCGATTATTCCGCCGTTGCGGGAAGATCGCGCCAGCCGCGCTTTTGTACGAGTCACTGGTGCGCTACCGGCGAGGTGGGAAGTGAAACTGGAACTGAGCGATGTCATTACCGGCATTCACGACTTGCCCTCCCTGCCAGTAGTCGTACTTCAGTTGATGCAAAATCTGAACGATAAAGACGCGCATTACATCGCGCATAAAATCGAGCAGGATCAGGCATTGACTACCAAAATATTGCGCCTGGCAAACTCGGCGTT harbors:
- a CDS encoding response regulator, with protein sequence MSLPDDDGPKDNASRVLLLVDDEKNILSALNRLLRRDDYTILMANSGAEALEILSKTHVDVIVSDQRMPGMSGVEFFRIAKKTHPDSVRIVLSGYTELESVTAAVNEGSIYKFLTKPWDDVQLSEQIAEAFRKKFFEDEIFQLTEKLSKANAGLELMNGQLDAVLQRKETMIRTHEISLKIVHEILQHLPVPVIGLDETDTIVLANAAAQSLSGLTRPLLGEDIKQSMPAAWEQLRQDGTPSTVEISGERFDVRLHSMGESSQSQGKLMTFIKSPGRGS